Proteins from a genomic interval of Providencia stuartii:
- a CDS encoding LysR substrate-binding domain-containing protein codes for MNSIFTEENLLTYTTAAKYASFSKAAEELGITTSAVSYTIKRIETYLDVVLFIRDTRNIELTEAGYYFYRKATDLLNNFHLIKKSIYSIEQGIEARVRICINQLLYTPYHTAKLLQILKKQFPTCQITVTTEVYNGVWDAIINNLSDIAIGAPGTLMDGGGIDYTEIGAIHWQFAISATHPLALMPEPIAESQLRLYPNIMVEDTALTINKRVGWLLHGQEAIQVPDFNTKCQCQILGEGIGFLPDYMVKEHVKNGLLVIKQIQNPRQDSHMLLATQHSATGLVTQWIRKEFTANGILAKLYSDLLKPISH; via the coding sequence ATGAACTCTATATTTACCGAAGAAAACTTACTGACTTACACGACAGCAGCTAAATATGCGAGCTTTAGTAAAGCAGCAGAAGAGTTAGGAATAACCACCTCCGCCGTCAGTTATACGATAAAACGTATCGAAACCTATTTAGATGTTGTGTTGTTTATCCGAGATACGCGTAATATTGAGTTAACCGAAGCAGGCTATTATTTTTACCGTAAAGCAACTGATTTATTGAATAACTTTCATCTTATTAAGAAGAGTATTTATTCCATTGAACAGGGGATTGAAGCCCGTGTACGGATCTGTATTAATCAGCTGCTGTATACGCCTTATCATACGGCGAAGCTGCTGCAAATCCTTAAAAAACAGTTTCCAACTTGCCAAATTACAGTCACGACTGAGGTGTATAACGGCGTATGGGATGCCATTATTAACAATTTGTCGGATATTGCGATTGGCGCACCAGGCACACTAATGGATGGTGGGGGAATTGATTACACTGAAATTGGGGCTATCCACTGGCAATTTGCGATCTCTGCGACTCATCCATTAGCATTGATGCCTGAACCTATCGCAGAAAGTCAGCTACGTTTATATCCAAATATTATGGTTGAAGATACCGCACTCACTATCAATAAACGGGTTGGTTGGCTACTGCATGGTCAAGAGGCTATTCAGGTACCCGATTTTAATACGAAATGCCAGTGTCAGATATTAGGGGAAGGGATTGGTTTTTTGCCTGATTATATGGTTAAAGAACACGTTAAAAATGGCCTATTGGTTATCAAACAGATTCAAAATCCAAGACAAGATTCGCATATGTTACTCGCGACCCAACACTCTGCAACAGGATTAGTGACACAATGGATCCGTAAAGAATTCACGGCCAATGGTATCTTGGCCAAGCTATACAGTGATCTGCTTAAACCCATTAGCCACTAA
- a CDS encoding alpha/beta hydrolase, producing the protein MAKSQKDNQLKNILARYPLSSMLFSQTMLNKLIISSLLLSISLITPAAARPSQKIPELDEQVSQFYAVQHHDMTNENSANEKRRYRIFSAVPHSAGTTRPILYMLDGNGLFPLAVNRAIQTLPADKLPIIIGIGYPTDEAFPKKLRDYDYTPRVSGDAFTHGGGADELYQFLDQQIRPWAEQNFTFDKQRQTLFGHSFGGLFTLMAYQNHPTAFQSFVSASPSLWWGKGEMINRDKLTQEHNAAPLFITLGGLEEKPDLSRLSEEQIKHYQSRSSWITARQLCTEIANHGRHCQFSLYPDKTHGSVIPDAIYKALLVATE; encoded by the coding sequence TTGGCGAAGAGCCAAAAAGACAATCAATTAAAGAATATCCTTGCTCGGTATCCGCTTTCATCAATGTTGTTTTCACAAACTATGCTAAATAAATTAATTATTTCGAGTTTATTACTCTCAATCAGCTTAATAACACCCGCTGCTGCTCGTCCATCGCAAAAGATCCCCGAGTTAGATGAGCAAGTGAGTCAGTTTTATGCTGTTCAGCATCATGACATGACCAACGAAAATTCGGCTAACGAAAAGCGTCGCTATCGAATTTTTAGCGCAGTTCCTCATTCCGCTGGAACAACAAGGCCTATTTTGTATATGCTTGATGGTAATGGATTATTTCCGTTAGCTGTGAATCGCGCAATCCAAACACTCCCAGCGGATAAATTGCCTATTATTATTGGTATCGGTTACCCAACCGATGAGGCTTTTCCCAAGAAATTACGCGACTACGATTATACTCCCCGCGTTTCCGGTGATGCGTTTACACACGGCGGAGGCGCCGATGAACTGTATCAGTTCCTCGATCAACAAATTCGTCCTTGGGCTGAGCAAAACTTCACTTTTGATAAACAAAGACAAACGCTATTTGGTCACTCCTTCGGTGGACTATTTACTTTGATGGCTTATCAAAATCACCCGACAGCGTTTCAATCCTTTGTGTCAGCCAGCCCCTCATTATGGTGGGGAAAAGGTGAAATGATAAATAGGGATAAACTGACCCAAGAACACAATGCAGCGCCTTTATTTATTACCTTGGGGGGTTTAGAGGAGAAGCCTGATTTATCACGCCTTAGTGAAGAGCAGATTAAACATTATCAATCCCGTTCTAGTTGGATTACTGCACGCCAATTGTGCACTGAAATTGCAAACCACGGGCGCCATTGTCAGTTTTCTCTCTACCCAGACAAAACGCATGGTAGCGTGATCCCTGATGCGATTTATAAAGCGCTACTCGTTGCGACGGAATAA
- a CDS encoding TonB-dependent receptor domain-containing protein produces MSIHCHYTRLAAAVIAAISSFNALAQEDSDKMIVSASGYSQQLRDAPASITVISKEQLQNKPVRDLADAVKDVEGVSIVGSANKQDINIRGLPGEYTLILVDGRRQNSRESRPNGSGGFEAGFMPPVEAIERIEVIRGPMSSLYGSDAMGGVINIITKKVTNEWHGNVAIGGILQENSESGDSTDGNFYLSGPLVNDKLGLQLYGGGDYRQEDKITDGHNKRDNRSLTAKLTFTPLDNQTFLLEAGRTTQERDSTPGKSLAEYTMRGESKQKNTKTELHNNRNHFALTYKGDWDLVNTELSVYQEQTKRHTKSEVKDSAGDYHFVYEARVPEITNTVVDGKVVAFLPDNIMTVGGQFQHAKLKDTSATGKKTTEDTTLSADQYAFFIEDEFTATENLILTGGLRLDHHEFYGNHWNPRGYAIYYLTDEITIKGGVSQAFRAPTLREVSPNYGTSTEKGEGIIYGNKDLKPEKSLSEEISIAYDHESGFNASLTLFNTDFKNKLTSYYTGEPDPITGLKLYTYDNVGKANIKGVEVATGIPLAEDWKLSLNYTYVDSERKSDDEKLSNGISLKGYPLDKTPKHTANAKLDWQYSEDLNLYTRAHYEGKQIWAAQRNGYTAPRYRSGYTTMDVGMTYQLLKNTKLNLAVLNIANEKGPKIDTNGGNWDVEDGRRYWANVNVSF; encoded by the coding sequence ATGTCTATTCACTGCCACTACACACGTCTAGCAGCCGCGGTTATTGCCGCCATCTCATCTTTTAATGCGCTCGCTCAAGAAGACTCAGATAAAATGATTGTTTCTGCATCTGGTTACTCACAACAGTTACGCGATGCCCCTGCAAGTATTACGGTTATCTCAAAAGAACAACTTCAGAACAAACCGGTACGCGACTTAGCTGATGCAGTTAAAGATGTGGAAGGTGTCAGTATTGTCGGTAGTGCCAATAAGCAAGATATCAATATTCGTGGTTTACCCGGCGAATATACTTTAATACTGGTAGATGGACGCCGCCAAAATAGCCGTGAATCACGCCCAAATGGTAGTGGTGGTTTTGAAGCCGGTTTTATGCCACCAGTGGAAGCGATTGAACGTATTGAAGTGATTCGAGGTCCGATGTCCTCTCTATATGGCTCAGATGCAATGGGTGGCGTTATCAATATCATTACCAAAAAAGTCACTAATGAGTGGCATGGTAATGTCGCCATTGGTGGTATTTTGCAAGAAAACAGCGAAAGCGGCGATTCGACTGATGGCAATTTTTACCTATCAGGGCCGCTGGTCAACGATAAATTAGGCTTACAGCTGTACGGAGGTGGTGACTATCGTCAAGAAGACAAGATTACCGACGGCCATAACAAACGTGATAATCGTAGTCTCACCGCCAAACTAACGTTTACTCCTCTGGATAACCAAACCTTTTTGCTTGAGGCGGGTAGAACCACCCAAGAACGTGACTCGACACCGGGTAAATCACTTGCCGAATATACAATGCGTGGTGAGTCAAAACAGAAAAATACTAAAACAGAGCTCCACAATAACCGAAATCACTTTGCTTTAACCTATAAAGGGGATTGGGATCTCGTTAACACCGAATTAAGTGTTTACCAAGAACAAACTAAACGCCATACCAAGTCAGAAGTCAAAGATAGCGCGGGTGATTACCATTTTGTCTATGAAGCTCGTGTGCCTGAAATCACCAATACTGTTGTCGATGGAAAAGTGGTCGCTTTCCTTCCTGATAATATCATGACTGTCGGTGGACAATTCCAACATGCTAAATTAAAAGACACTTCGGCAACAGGAAAAAAAACAACGGAAGATACGACGCTCAGTGCTGACCAGTATGCCTTCTTTATTGAAGATGAGTTTACGGCAACAGAAAACCTTATCCTGACTGGCGGGTTACGATTAGACCATCATGAATTTTATGGTAACCACTGGAATCCTCGTGGTTATGCTATCTATTATCTCACTGACGAAATCACCATTAAAGGTGGCGTATCACAAGCCTTCCGTGCCCCAACACTACGTGAAGTGAGCCCAAACTATGGAACATCAACCGAAAAAGGGGAAGGGATTATTTATGGTAATAAAGACCTGAAACCAGAAAAAAGCCTGAGTGAAGAGATCAGCATTGCCTATGACCACGAGTCAGGTTTCAATGCGAGCCTTACGCTCTTTAATACTGATTTTAAAAATAAACTCACCAGTTACTACACAGGTGAACCGGATCCAATTACAGGTCTAAAACTCTACACTTATGACAACGTAGGTAAAGCCAATATCAAAGGTGTCGAAGTCGCGACAGGTATTCCTCTAGCAGAAGATTGGAAACTTAGCTTAAACTACACTTATGTTGATTCAGAGCGTAAAAGTGATGATGAAAAGCTAAGCAATGGCATATCTTTGAAAGGCTATCCATTGGATAAGACACCAAAACACACCGCTAATGCCAAACTCGATTGGCAATATAGTGAAGACTTGAATCTATACACTCGTGCACATTATGAAGGTAAGCAAATCTGGGCGGCACAGCGTAATGGCTATACGGCACCGCGCTACCGTAGCGGCTACACTACAATGGATGTAGGCATGACTTATCAGTTACTTAAAAATACCAAGCTCAATTTAGCCGTATTGAATATCGCTAATGAAAAAGGTCCTAAGATTGACACAAATGGTGGCAACTGGGATGTTGAAGATGGACGCCGTTATTGGGCCAACGTCAATGTGAGTTTTTAA
- a CDS encoding MFS transporter translates to MSTSAPNSPIPLLRISISMFFSYMTIGLPLTVIPLFVHQELGFNDVWVGVVVGVQFLATVLTRGYAGRLADQKGAKRTTLQGMSACGISGVFCLLAILLPVSSIYQLLLLIIGRLVLGLGESQLLTGNLTWGMRLAGAENAGKVMSWNGMAIYGSLAVGAPLGLIIYQQYGFMAVGGIVMLLPCISWLINGSVRSVTPLQGNLLPFWSVIRKIWKMGMILALKGIGFAAIGTFISLYFVSEQWGNAGLAMSAFGCAFVLVRVFWGGLPDRVNGYRIALISLLIEFIGLITLWLAPVYGIALFGAALTGAGCSLIYPAVGTEVVKAVAPQMRGTALGGYSAFQDIAYGVTGPLAGMVVATLGYRGIYLIAAMGVLIALMMTLSALRHIHRIRE, encoded by the coding sequence ATGTCGACGTCCGCGCCAAATTCGCCAATACCACTGCTTCGAATTTCTATCTCCATGTTTTTTTCTTATATGACCATCGGTTTGCCTTTAACGGTTATTCCGCTTTTCGTTCATCAAGAACTCGGATTTAACGATGTCTGGGTAGGGGTTGTGGTCGGTGTGCAGTTTTTAGCAACGGTGTTGACAAGAGGCTATGCAGGGCGCCTAGCCGATCAAAAAGGTGCGAAAAGAACGACTCTCCAAGGTATGAGTGCCTGTGGCATATCGGGGGTATTTTGCCTGCTAGCCATATTGTTGCCAGTTTCGTCAATCTACCAACTACTCTTACTCATTATTGGACGTTTGGTGCTAGGTCTAGGTGAAAGTCAGCTTTTAACAGGTAACTTAACTTGGGGAATGAGGCTTGCAGGTGCAGAAAATGCTGGAAAAGTCATGTCTTGGAACGGAATGGCTATTTATGGTTCATTAGCGGTTGGCGCGCCATTAGGGCTTATCATTTATCAGCAATATGGATTCATGGCAGTGGGGGGGATAGTCATGCTGTTACCTTGTATCTCTTGGCTAATTAATGGGTCTGTTCGTTCTGTTACGCCTTTACAGGGGAACTTACTTCCTTTCTGGTCTGTCATTCGTAAGATCTGGAAAATGGGAATGATATTAGCGCTAAAAGGCATTGGTTTTGCGGCGATTGGTACATTTATTTCGCTTTATTTTGTGTCAGAGCAGTGGGGCAACGCCGGCCTTGCGATGAGTGCATTTGGCTGTGCTTTTGTGTTGGTGCGCGTATTTTGGGGAGGATTACCGGATAGAGTCAATGGTTATCGCATTGCGCTAATTTCGTTATTAATTGAGTTTATTGGTCTGATAACATTGTGGTTAGCTCCCGTATACGGCATCGCGTTATTCGGTGCGGCATTAACAGGTGCTGGCTGCTCCTTGATTTATCCCGCGGTGGGCACGGAAGTGGTTAAAGCTGTTGCACCACAAATGCGAGGTACCGCATTAGGGGGGTATTCTGCATTCCAAGATATTGCTTACGGTGTGACTGGACCACTTGCAGGAATGGTAGTCGCTACGTTGGGTTATAGAGGTATCTATTTAATTGCGGCAATGGGCGTTTTGATTGCCTTAATGATGACGTTATCAGCGTTACGCCATATTCATCGGATAAGAGAGTGA
- the hdeA gene encoding acid-activated periplasmic chaperone HdeA produces the protein MKKYFIVGIIAASLTSLSAMAEEKKNDTKPLNEWTCEEFLAIDDNFYPTAVGFGELLTKKDKVEDAVLDVDGIQTLTPLVIEACKKETKANFVEQVKNAKK, from the coding sequence ATGAAAAAATATTTTATTGTCGGTATTATTGCTGCTTCATTAACGAGCCTTTCCGCCATGGCTGAAGAGAAGAAAAACGATACTAAGCCCCTAAACGAATGGACATGTGAAGAGTTTTTAGCGATCGATGATAACTTTTATCCAACCGCTGTCGGCTTTGGTGAGTTATTAACGAAAAAAGATAAAGTCGAAGATGCCGTGCTAGATGTTGATGGTATTCAAACCCTAACACCTCTCGTGATTGAGGCTTGTAAAAAAGAGACTAAGGCTAATTTTGTTGAGCAAGTTAAAAACGCTAAAAAATAA
- a CDS encoding ROK family protein, with translation MSLTSKTSCVITISDVPTTKRILVIDVGGTHVKLYTAPNTPAIEFVSGHTMTPEQFIHDVNQCIDTRLFDGVSIGFPSPISGNRILKEPVNLGRGWVDFNLVNAFPCPIRLINDAAMQAVGSYEGGSMLFLGLGTGLGSALVANQQLQPMEIAHLPYREHDYEYYVSEHYRESVGDETWRQSVLTIVDLFYQAFMPDYIVIGGGNVHQFAELPEHVRRGDNDKAFLGGIRIWGNNL, from the coding sequence ATGTCTTTAACGAGTAAAACATCTTGTGTCATTACAATTTCGGATGTTCCCACAACCAAACGAATTTTAGTTATTGATGTTGGTGGTACACATGTCAAACTGTATACCGCCCCTAACACCCCTGCTATCGAATTTGTTTCTGGTCACACTATGACGCCAGAGCAATTTATTCATGATGTCAACCAATGCATTGATACGCGTTTATTTGATGGCGTCAGCATTGGCTTTCCATCCCCTATCTCTGGTAATCGTATTCTCAAAGAACCCGTTAATTTAGGACGTGGTTGGGTTGATTTTAATTTAGTGAATGCATTCCCGTGCCCTATTCGTCTGATTAACGATGCTGCAATGCAAGCTGTTGGTAGCTATGAAGGTGGCAGCATGTTGTTTTTAGGATTAGGTACTGGGTTAGGCAGTGCATTAGTGGCTAATCAGCAGCTACAGCCAATGGAAATTGCCCATTTACCCTATCGAGAACATGACTACGAATATTATGTGAGCGAACACTATCGTGAATCGGTTGGGGATGAGACATGGCGGCAGAGTGTGCTAACGATAGTGGATTTATTTTATCAAGCCTTTATGCCGGATTACATTGTGATCGGTGGGGGTAATGTGCATCAGTTTGCTGAACTACCTGAGCATGTACGGCGTGGCGATAACGACAAAGCTTTTCTTGGTGGAATCAGAATTTGGGGGAATAACCTATGA
- the gnd gene encoding phosphogluconate dehydrogenase (NAD(+)-dependent, decarboxylating): MSQSSVNQLQLGFIGLGRMGAAMVRRIQQAGISCVVYDQNAAIRQQLPDSVVFNHSLEELVKNMQAPRHIWLMLPAAVVDTVIAQLKPLLEKGDTLIDGGNSHFTEDIRRANALKADGIHYMDVGVSGGVWGEERGYCQMIGGPKAHYEYLEPVFRALAPGVDAAPRTEGHQGEPSPAEQGYLHCGPSGAGHFVKMVHNGIEYGLMAAYAEGLNILKHADQGLNPVAADAETAPLEHPEYYQYQLPVGEISELWRRGSVVGSWLLDLIAQEMHQSPDLENYAGRVSDSGEGRWTSTAAIDLGVPAPVLTSTLYSRFASRDNDLFADRVQSAMRHAFGGHKEKAAEQGGDQ, translated from the coding sequence ATGAGTCAATCATCTGTAAATCAACTGCAATTAGGTTTTATTGGGCTTGGCAGAATGGGGGCCGCGATGGTGCGTCGCATCCAACAAGCCGGTATTTCGTGTGTTGTTTATGATCAAAATGCAGCGATTCGTCAGCAATTACCCGACAGCGTTGTTTTTAACCACTCACTTGAGGAATTGGTGAAAAACATGCAGGCACCCCGACATATTTGGCTTATGTTGCCCGCAGCGGTTGTCGATACGGTCATTGCTCAGTTAAAACCGTTACTCGAAAAAGGTGACACACTGATTGACGGTGGAAACTCCCATTTTACTGAAGATATTCGTCGTGCTAATGCATTGAAAGCCGACGGCATTCACTATATGGATGTTGGTGTCAGTGGCGGTGTATGGGGAGAAGAACGTGGTTATTGCCAGATGATTGGTGGGCCGAAAGCGCATTATGAATATTTAGAACCGGTTTTTCGTGCATTAGCGCCTGGCGTCGATGCCGCACCACGTACTGAAGGTCACCAAGGCGAACCGTCACCAGCAGAACAAGGCTACCTACATTGTGGCCCGAGTGGTGCCGGTCACTTTGTTAAGATGGTGCACAATGGTATTGAATATGGTTTGATGGCGGCTTATGCGGAAGGACTGAATATCCTTAAGCATGCAGATCAAGGGCTTAATCCTGTTGCTGCGGATGCGGAAACTGCGCCACTGGAACACCCTGAATATTATCAATATCAATTACCTGTTGGCGAGATCAGTGAATTATGGCGCCGCGGTAGTGTGGTTGGATCTTGGCTACTTGATCTGATCGCACAAGAGATGCACCAATCCCCTGACTTGGAGAATTATGCAGGACGAGTTTCTGATTCGGGAGAAGGCCGCTGGACATCAACCGCAGCTATCGATTTAGGGGTTCCTGCTCCAGTCCTGACAAGCACTCTGTATTCACGTTTTGCTTCTCGTGATAATGATTTATTTGCAGATCGCGTTCAGTCGGCAATGCGTCATGCTTTTGGAGGACATAAAGAAAAAGCAGCAGAGCAGGGGGGAGATCAATGA
- the zwf gene encoding glucose-6-phosphate dehydrogenase: MSRLSLVILGASGDLTKRLLMPSLFRLHRLGLIPELNIIGYSIDKWDREAFLQHIHNALAEFIADFNEAEWTSFSEHLDFVSGSLEASALQALESKLTPSALFYLALPPTLFGQAAQAIGEAGLSKESPDNWRRILIEKPFGTDLESAKALREQVHAYWDESQVYRIDHFLGKEATQNLMIFRFANRVLAPVWNAEHIEQVQITYAETLGVENRAVYYDHSGAMRDMLQNHLMQLLTLTAIEPLGRWDGEILRDHKVEVLKSVRPTDDMEANDWAVRGQYCAGQVNGETATDYCNEPGIPVDTNTETFAALRIEIDNWRWKGVPFYLRSGKRLANNYAEIAVQFKAPAGALPENVQVDNNWLVFRLAPTMGMDMHMTAKLPGMHLNTHGITLSAPYTQPGQYEVSAYEQLLIDALHGERAHFLRFDEVEWAWRIIDPALKAWQKGMPDLYKAGTQGPDTQSRIMRTGHQWRSLFEQESRE; this comes from the coding sequence ATGAGTCGTCTTTCATTGGTAATATTGGGAGCAAGTGGTGATCTGACCAAACGTTTATTAATGCCGTCATTATTTCGCTTGCATAGATTAGGCCTGATCCCTGAACTCAATATTATTGGTTACTCAATTGATAAATGGGATCGCGAAGCTTTTTTACAGCATATTCATAACGCTCTGGCTGAATTTATTGCCGATTTTAATGAAGCAGAATGGACATCATTCAGTGAGCACTTAGATTTTGTCAGTGGTTCACTTGAAGCATCGGCTTTGCAAGCGCTAGAAAGCAAATTGACACCATCGGCGCTGTTTTATCTTGCATTGCCTCCTACCTTATTTGGGCAAGCAGCACAGGCGATAGGTGAGGCAGGATTATCCAAAGAGAGTCCCGATAACTGGCGTCGTATCTTAATTGAAAAACCCTTTGGCACAGATCTCGAATCAGCAAAAGCATTGCGTGAACAAGTTCATGCTTATTGGGATGAATCACAGGTCTATCGCATAGACCATTTCTTGGGAAAAGAAGCGACACAAAACTTAATGATCTTCCGCTTTGCAAATCGTGTCCTTGCCCCTGTTTGGAATGCAGAACATATTGAGCAGGTACAAATTACCTATGCCGAAACCCTTGGTGTAGAGAACCGTGCGGTTTATTACGATCATTCAGGGGCAATGCGTGACATGCTGCAAAACCATCTTATGCAGCTACTGACCCTGACTGCAATCGAACCGTTAGGCCGCTGGGATGGTGAAATTCTACGTGACCATAAGGTTGAAGTACTCAAGTCCGTTAGGCCTACGGATGATATGGAGGCGAACGATTGGGCGGTTCGAGGACAATATTGTGCTGGGCAAGTGAACGGTGAAACGGCAACAGACTACTGCAATGAACCGGGTATACCTGTCGACACTAATACTGAAACTTTTGCCGCATTACGAATTGAAATTGATAACTGGCGCTGGAAAGGGGTGCCTTTTTATTTGCGTAGCGGTAAACGCCTTGCGAATAATTACGCTGAAATTGCGGTGCAATTTAAAGCGCCAGCAGGCGCATTACCGGAAAATGTTCAGGTTGATAATAATTGGCTGGTGTTCAGATTAGCTCCGACGATGGGGATGGATATGCATATGACGGCGAAATTACCGGGTATGCATCTAAATACACATGGCATTACCCTCAGTGCACCCTATACACAGCCTGGACAATATGAGGTGTCCGCCTATGAGCAGCTTTTAATTGATGCGCTCCATGGTGAACGCGCGCATTTCTTGCGTTTTGATGAGGTTGAGTGGGCGTGGCGGATTATCGATCCTGCATTAAAAGCATGGCAGAAAGGTATGCCTGATTTGTATAAAGCGGGAACTCAAGGGCCGGATACGCAATCACGAATTATGCGTACAGGGCATCAATGGCGTTCACTCTTTGAACAGGAGAGTCGCGAATGA